The genomic segment GGCGCGCGGCAGAACTCCTGGATCAAGTGGGTTTGGCGGACCGGGTGAAGCACCGCCCCTCGCAATTATCGGGCGGCGAAAAACAACGGGTGGCCATTGCGCGCGCCCTGATGAATTCGCCGGAAGTTTTGCTTTGCGACGAACCCACCGGCAATTTGGATACGGTAAACGGCAGGGCCATCAAACAAATTCTTTGGAAACTCAACCGGGATCAAGGCAAGACCGTGGTGATCGTGACCCACGATTTGGAGCTCACCCGGGATGCCGACCGGGTGATCGAGCTTTGTGACGGGAAGATTGTATAAACGTAGAATCGTCATCACGAGCGCAGCATGGTGATCTTTGTTTCTCACAGATTGCTTCGCCTAGGTCTCGCAATGACAGTGATGCAACAGCGAGGTGAAAATTGAAGATCTATTTGAACGGGAACATGGTTAACCGGGAAGACGCCAAGGTGTCCGTGTTTGATCACGGCTTTCTCTACGGAGACGGGGTCTTTGAAGGAATCCGTTCCTACAACGGCAGGATTTGGAAGCTGGAAGAGCATGTGAAGCGTTTGTACGCTTCCGCGCACACGATTCTTTTGCAGATCGGGATGTCGCAGCGGGAGATGATCGATGCCGTCGCTGCTACAGTGCGCGGGAACAACCTGCATGATGCCTATATCCGCCTGGTGGTCAGCCGGGGCGAAGGGGATTTGGGGCTGGATCCGCGCAAGTGCTCCAAGCCCAATATCATTATTATCGCGGACAAGATTGTGCTCTATCCTCAGGAACTCTACGAAAAGGGCATTCAGGTGGTCACGGTGCCCACGCGGCGCAACCTGCCCGAGGCCCTCAACGCCCAGGTTAAGAGTTTGAACTACCTTAACAATATTTTGGCCAAGATTGAGGCCACGAATGCGCATGCCCAGGAGGCCTTGATGCTCAGCTCGGACGGGTATGTGGCGGAGTGCACGGGAGAGAACGTGTTCTTTGTGCGTGAGGGGCAGTTGGTGACCTCGCCGGTGCATTTGGGAGTGCTCAAAGGAATCACTGCCACCGCAGTCATGGATATGGCGCGCGCCCGGGGCGTGGACGTGGTGGATCAGACCTTTACGCGCTATGATTTGTGGAATGCGGATGAGGCGTTTCTTACCGGGACCGCGGCCGAGATCGTGCCCGTGGTCATGGTGGACGGACGCCAGGTGGGCAGCGGAACGCCCGGCGAACTGACACGGAAGTTGCGGGAGGATTTTAAAACCCTCACGCAGAGTGAAGGGTATCCCATTTATGAGGTGTCCAAACAGTGATGTGTGATCTTTGCAGCAAAGAACCGGCCACGGTTCATCTCACGGAAATCATCAACGAAAAGGTGACGGAGCTGCATCTCTGTGAGGCATGCGCAAGCGAGAAAAGCGCGCAGATGGACCAGAACTTTGGTTTAGCGGATCTTTTGGCCGGCTTGGCGGATTTTGGAAAGCCTTCCGGGGCCGGCGATGCGCTCACCGCGCAGTGTCCGGTGTGCGGTATGAACTATGAGGATTTCCGAAAGGTCGGGCGCCTGGGTTGCGGCGAGTGTTACAAAACCTTTGCTTCGGGCTTGGGCCCTTTGGTCAAGCGGATTCACGGGGCCAATAAGCATCTGGGAAAGGTTCCCCCCTTGGCCGGCGGAGTCGCATCCAAGAAGCGCGCCTATAAGCCTTCCGCAAAACCGGCGCCGGATATCGCGGAGATTGCGGAAGGTCCGGATCTTGCCGGACTCAAGCAGAATCTTCAAGAGGCAATTGCGCGCGAAGATTTTGAGGAAGCTGCGCGCCTGCGGGACCGGATTAAAGAAGCGGAAGCCCGGGCGGGCGGAAAGAAAGGCGGGGGGCCTCATGACGGATAAGGGTGATTCCGACTGGATTGACCGGCTTTTGAACCAAACCAGCGAGTGGCTTTCCGGTACAGGCCGCGCATCGGAAGTCGTCATTTCCACGCGCATCCGGTTGGCACGTAATTTGGTGCCCATGCCCTTTTCCCACTGGGCCCGTCCGCAGCAAGCGGCTAAAGTGATGAGTTTGGTGGAGGAGGCCGTCAGGGCGAGTCCTATGTTGCAGGACTCCCTGTTTTTGCGCATGGCTGATGTGGACGAAGTGGACAAGCAATTCCTGATCGAACGCCATCTCATGAGCAAGGAACACGCCGTGCATCCGAAGAACAAGGCGCTTGTTGTGACTCCGGATGAACGCGTGAGCATTATGGTCAACGAGGAAGACCACCTGCGCATCCAGGTGATGCAGTCCGGCGCGGATATGACGCGTGCCTGGAAGACCGCGAACCAGGTGGACGATGAACTGGGCAAGCGGCTGGCCTATGCCTTTTCACCGGACTTGGGTTTTCTGACAGCATGCCCCACCAATGTGGGCACGGGTATGCGCGCTTCAGTCATGATGCACTTGCCTTCCTTGGTCATCACCAAGCAAATCAACAAAGTTTTGCAGGCCATCTCCAAACTTTCGTTAACTGTGCGCGGCCTTTACGGCGAAGGCACGGAAGCCAGCGGGAATTTTTTCCAGGTTTCAAATCAAGTGAGTCTGGGTTTGAGCGAGGAAGAAATCATTCACAACCTGGAAGGGATTCTGAGCCAGGTCCTGGAGTATGAACAGTCGGCCCGCAAGTCTTTGTTGGCGCAGAATCGCGGGGTCATTGAAGACAAGGTGTGGCGGGCCTACGGCATTTTGCGGAACGCGCGCATTATTACCAGCGCCGAGACCATTGATCTCCTGTCCACGGTGCGTCTGGGCATTGACCTCAAGATCCTGCACCACCCGGACCGGAGTCTGATCAATGAACTCTTCAATGTGACCCAACCCGCCCACCTCCAAAAGCTTGAAGGCAAGGTTTTGGAACCCCTTGAACGGGATATCAAGCGTGCCAGTTTGATAAGGGATAAGTTAAGTCTTTCCGGCGCATAACCCTTTCCCGCTTAGGTTCTGCGAAATGCCGGGGACACGGGTGCTGACTCCACTTTTGGATTTCGGTAATCCCGGATGCCGGTATATAATAAAAGATCCGCTTTAAGGATTATACTTTTAACGTTCATACCATCCATAAGAAGGAGGCTTCTTCATGTTTAACCGATTTACTGAGCGAGCCCGGAAAGTTATTTTGCTGGCGAAGGAAGAAGCCAAGCGGTTTAATCACGATTACATCGGAACAGAACATATATTGCTCGGCCTCATTCGCGAAGGCGAGGGCGTTGCCGCCGCAGTGCTCCAAAAACTGGGATTGAGTTTTGAGAAGATACGCTTAGAGGTTGAGAAGGTGGTTCAGCCCGGGCCCAGTACGGTGGTCTC from the Candidatus Omnitrophota bacterium genome contains:
- the ilvE gene encoding branched-chain-amino-acid transaminase, with amino-acid sequence MVNREDAKVSVFDHGFLYGDGVFEGIRSYNGRIWKLEEHVKRLYASAHTILLQIGMSQREMIDAVAATVRGNNLHDAYIRLVVSRGEGDLGLDPRKCSKPNIIIIADKIVLYPQELYEKGIQVVTVPTRRNLPEALNAQVKSLNYLNNILAKIEATNAHAQEALMLSSDGYVAECTGENVFFVREGQLVTSPVHLGVLKGITATAVMDMARARGVDVVDQTFTRYDLWNADEAFLTGTAAEIVPVVMVDGRQVGSGTPGELTRKLREDFKTLTQSEGYPIYEVSKQ
- a CDS encoding UvrB/UvrC motif-containing protein; protein product: MMCDLCSKEPATVHLTEIINEKVTELHLCEACASEKSAQMDQNFGLADLLAGLADFGKPSGAGDALTAQCPVCGMNYEDFRKVGRLGCGECYKTFASGLGPLVKRIHGANKHLGKVPPLAGGVASKKRAYKPSAKPAPDIAEIAEGPDLAGLKQNLQEAIAREDFEEAARLRDRIKEAEARAGGKKGGGPHDG
- a CDS encoding protein arginine kinase translates to MTDKGDSDWIDRLLNQTSEWLSGTGRASEVVISTRIRLARNLVPMPFSHWARPQQAAKVMSLVEEAVRASPMLQDSLFLRMADVDEVDKQFLIERHLMSKEHAVHPKNKALVVTPDERVSIMVNEEDHLRIQVMQSGADMTRAWKTANQVDDELGKRLAYAFSPDLGFLTACPTNVGTGMRASVMMHLPSLVITKQINKVLQAISKLSLTVRGLYGEGTEASGNFFQVSNQVSLGLSEEEIIHNLEGILSQVLEYEQSARKSLLAQNRGVIEDKVWRAYGILRNARIITSAETIDLLSTVRLGIDLKILHHPDRSLINELFNVTQPAHLQKLEGKVLEPLERDIKRASLIRDKLSLSGA